One segment of Haliotis asinina isolate JCU_RB_2024 chromosome 12, JCU_Hal_asi_v2, whole genome shotgun sequence DNA contains the following:
- the LOC137258489 gene encoding E3 ubiquitin-protein ligase TRIM56-like — translation MLHIIFQMATSQKLTEHYLTCVICSGVFSNPCTLVCNHTFCRKCIVNYTKTRPEAISAKSLLCPFCSKMTKVSDPDRPVEEWADDIKPIFLIQGLLDSFGPGSKDTTCCSCCKEEGETTASVWCYVCDEAMCGRCIRVHNCIPSARHHNVMDLSKEVKVKRRRMVMCKEHKDERVKLLCKDCGKAVCQTCCTIYHRQCVFVVSLESEMQAMKAALTRVTGNLSQRKEKLNKEIETNKCRLDDETFRLKEMESLINSETVKVIEQVKLKKRRLLDELKVMSDKYVGQMKADIKSAEISVQMYQQQTELIDQALPSECEMDVYKMYQGCEAGDVEAVGDADLKERGRIASVTFRQDTDKLSKALDDLQLGEIEVLYESVLDLKSTPELQDTTDVRVADDTEIALPHGVTVVAVGGVDTVVVTDIYNRSVKSFYTSNNQRRYSKILLGGRPWGITKLTHDRVAISLTNTKQIVTVEVKPDLELLTTMRTSKQYLGITSLTPSTLASGSQSPPSVDILDMTGRVLRSISPLHKGNTILQFPNFLSTTWTGNILVSDWGTKRVVCLTPEGDVMFNYRPTGDPALECPHGITSIGTGDILLTDYSLHRVIHLTESGQFVQNLITSKDCIQHPRGMCIDERGWLHVCLEKGVIQTFSCK, via the exons ATGCTTCATATTATCTTTCAGATGGCTACCTCTCAGAAGCTGACGGAACATTACTTAACCTGTGTCATCTGCTCCGGCGTCTTCAGTAATCCCTGTACACTTGTGTGTAATCACACCTTTTGTCGGAAATGTATCGTCAACTACACCAAAACCAGACCAGAAGCCATCAGTGCCAAGTCCCTCCTCTGTCCATTCTGCAGCAAGATGACGAAAGTGTCCGACCCTGACAGACCCGTGGAGGAGTGGGCGGATGACATCAAGCCTATCTTTCTTATCCAGGGCCTCTTGGACTCGTTTGGTCCGGGATCTAAAG ATACAACCTGCTGCAGCTGTTGTAAAGaggaaggggagacaactgcgTCAGTTTGGTGCTACGTGTGTGATGAGGCGATGTGTGGGAGATGCATCAGAGTTCACAACTGCATCCCATCAGCTCGTCATCACAATGTCATGGACCTCTCTAAGGAAGTCAAGGTCAAACGAAGGCGGATGGTCATGTGCAAGGAACACAAGGATGAACGTGTTAAGTTGTTGTGTAAAGATTGCGGGAAAGCAGTTTGTCAGACCTGTTGTACCATCTACCACAGGCAATGTGTCTTTGTGGTTAGCTTGGAATCAGAGATGCAGGCAATGAAAGCAGCACTGACACGGGTGACTGGCAATTTGTCACAGAGAAAGGAAAAACTCAACAAAGAGATCGAGACAAACAAATGTAGGCTGGACGACGAAACATTTCGATTGAAAGAAATGGAATCTCTTATTAACTCTGAAACTGTGAAGGTGATAGAACAGGTTAAACTCAAGAAAAGGAGACTTCTAGATGAACTGAAAGTGATGTCAGACAAATACGTCGGACAAATGAAAGCAGACATAAAATCAGCTGAGATATCAGTACAGATGTATCAACAACAGACGGAGTTAATAGACCAGGCTCTACCATCTGAGTGTGAAATGGATGTGTATAAGATGTATCAGGGATGTGAGGCCGGTGATGTGGAGGCTGTCGGAGACGCTGACCTGAAGGAGAGAGGACGAATAGCCAGTGTCACATTCCGACAGGACACAGACAAGCTGAGTAAAGCACTGGACGATCTACAGCTGGGCGAGATAGAGGTCCTGTATGAGAGTGTGCTGGACCTGAAGTCTACTCCTGAGTTACAAGACACCACTGACGTCAGAGTAGCGGACGATACAGAAATAGCGCTGCCTCATGGAGTGACAGTGGTGGCGGTGGGTGGGGTAGACACGGTTGTCGTCACCGACATCTACAACAGGAGTGTGAAGTCCTTCTACACCAGCAACAATCAGCGACGCTACAGTAAGATCCTGCTTGGTGGACGTCCCTGGGGTATTACGAAGTTGACACACGATCGGGTAGCTATCTCTTTGACAAACACCAAACAGATTGTAACAGTAGAGGTCAAACCAGACCTGGAGTTACTGACAaccatgagaaccagcaaaCAGTATTTAGGTATAACGTCCCTGACTCCATCAACACTAGCATCTGGTTCCCAGTCTCCTCCCTCTGTTGATATCCTGGATATGACAGGAAGGGTGCTGAGGTCTATCAGTCCACTCCACAAAGGTAACACTATCTTACAGTTTCCCAACTTCCTCAGTACCACATGGACAGGTAACATCCTGGTGTCTGACTGGGGAACCAAGCGTGTCGTATGTCTGACCCCTGAGGGAGATGTGATGTTCAACTACAGACCTACAGGAGACCCAGCACTGGAGTGTCCTCATGGCATTACAAGTATCGGCACAGGCGACATCCTGCTTACAGACTACAGTCTGCACCGAGTCATCCATCTGACTGAGTCAGGACAGTTTGTACAAAATCTGATAACATCCAAGGACTGTATTCAACATCCACGTGGAATGTGTATCGATGAGAGAGGGTGGCTCCATGTTTGTCTTGAAAAGGGCGTCATACAGACGTTCTCGTGTAAATAG